A region from the Dinoroseobacter shibae DFL 12 = DSM 16493 genome encodes:
- a CDS encoding PQQ-dependent sugar dehydrogenase, producing the protein MKSLLGSVALCVAATGVAHAQDNMEKLSNMQKTGATFTFIDQGGDRAEALRNIIQHINVPDGFEVSLYAVVPDARSMSMAPQGTVLFAGTRKDKVWSIVDRDRDRVADEVKDFAPSVTFDIPNGPCFSPDGFLYIAERNRILVFPAAEFFFESPDIAVGTVVPQGELIPVEEESFNHSARVCDIGPDGKLYVSLGQPHNVQPLDKIEMYDEIGIGGIIRMNTDGSEREVYTRGVRNSVGQDFNPATGELWWTDNQVDGMGDDIPPGELNRQTEAGQHFGFPWTNARVEIVSEADFPRPEGVTFVEPQLELTAHAADLGMRFYHDSSFPEAYHGGIFWAQHGSWNRTTPVGARVMFTALDPETGDAVGAEVFADGWLNEETGEYRGRPMDIEFLPDGSMLVSDDFAGAIWRIAYVGMPAE; encoded by the coding sequence ATGAAATCACTACTCGGGTCCGTGGCGCTGTGCGTCGCGGCGACCGGCGTCGCGCACGCGCAGGACAACATGGAAAAATTGTCCAACATGCAGAAAACCGGCGCGACATTCACCTTCATCGATCAGGGCGGCGACCGGGCCGAGGCGCTGCGCAACATCATCCAGCACATCAACGTGCCCGACGGCTTCGAGGTCAGCCTCTATGCGGTTGTGCCCGATGCCCGCTCGATGTCCATGGCGCCCCAGGGCACCGTCCTGTTCGCCGGCACGCGCAAGGACAAGGTCTGGTCCATCGTCGACCGGGATCGCGACAGGGTCGCCGATGAGGTCAAGGACTTCGCGCCTTCGGTCACCTTCGACATCCCCAACGGGCCGTGTTTCTCGCCGGACGGGTTCCTGTACATCGCCGAGCGGAACCGCATCCTGGTCTTCCCGGCTGCCGAGTTCTTCTTCGAGAGTCCGGATATCGCCGTGGGCACCGTGGTGCCGCAGGGCGAGTTGATCCCGGTCGAGGAAGAGAGCTTCAACCACTCCGCCCGGGTGTGCGACATCGGCCCGGACGGCAAGCTTTATGTCTCGCTCGGCCAGCCGCACAACGTGCAGCCGCTGGACAAGATCGAGATGTATGACGAGATCGGCATCGGCGGCATCATCCGGATGAACACCGACGGCTCAGAGCGCGAGGTCTATACCCGCGGCGTGCGCAACTCGGTCGGGCAGGATTTCAACCCGGCGACGGGTGAGTTGTGGTGGACCGACAACCAGGTCGACGGGATGGGCGACGATATCCCGCCGGGCGAGTTGAACCGGCAGACCGAGGCGGGTCAGCATTTCGGCTTCCCCTGGACCAATGCCCGGGTCGAGATCGTCTCGGAGGCGGATTTCCCCCGGCCCGAGGGGGTGACCTTTGTCGAGCCGCAACTTGAGCTGACCGCCCATGCGGCGGATCTGGGCATGCGGTTCTACCACGACAGCAGCTTCCCCGAGGCGTATCATGGGGGCATCTTCTGGGCGCAGCACGGGTCCTGGAACCGCACCACGCCGGTGGGCGCCCGGGTGATGTTCACTGCCCTCGATCCCGAAACCGGGGATGCGGTGGGCGCGGAGGTATTCGCCGATGGCTGGCTGAACGAAGAGACCGGCGAGTATCGCGGGCGTCCGATGGACATCGAATTCCTGCCCGATGGCTCGATGCTGGTCTCGGATGACTTCGCCGGGGCGATCTGGCGGATCGCCTATGTTGGGATGCCCGCCGAATGA
- a CDS encoding PaaI family thioesterase, which yields MSEPFIPSTLDDLKAVTGLAFMQAVLSGKLPSPPMAETLGYRLTEVAPGRVVFTGTPDPAHCNPMGGVHGGWYGTLLDSAMGCAVMTTVPKGRLYTTLEYKINITRALPPGTRIAAEGVVDHGGRTTAVAHGEIRGLADGKLYATGTTTCLILNG from the coding sequence GTGTCAGAACCCTTCATCCCCTCGACATTAGATGACCTGAAGGCAGTGACGGGCCTTGCATTCATGCAGGCAGTGCTGTCAGGCAAACTACCAAGTCCTCCCATGGCAGAAACGCTAGGCTACCGTCTGACCGAAGTCGCTCCGGGCCGCGTGGTGTTCACCGGCACGCCCGATCCGGCGCATTGCAACCCCATGGGCGGGGTCCATGGCGGCTGGTACGGCACCCTGCTCGATAGCGCGATGGGCTGCGCGGTGATGACAACCGTGCCGAAGGGCCGCCTCTACACGACGCTGGAGTACAAGATCAACATCACCCGCGCCCTGCCACCGGGCACCCGGATCGCCGCCGAAGGGGTCGTCGATCACGGGGGCCGGACCACCGCCGTGGCCCATGGCGAGATCCGCGGCCTGGCCGATGGCAAACTCTATGCCACCGGCACGACGACCTGCCTGATCCTGAACGGCTGA